The [Pantoea] beijingensis genomic sequence TGGAAATATCTTAAAGAAGAAAATGCTAATCCTAAATATGTGCATAATGCTTGGGGGCAGGGTTTTTCGGCAGATTATCAGTCTGGTTATTTTTTAGATGTTATTGGATTTGATTTTGCGTATTATAGTGCTGTAAAATTGGGAGCCAGCGATTATTTTAACTCCCGAGGAGTGCTTTATAGCCATGGTGCAGGGAATAGCAAAAGCAATGCTGAAGGGTATTCAAAATTTGGTCAGCGTAATATCAAGCTTAATTATAACTTCCTGGATACTCAGCTAAATGCGCGCTGGGGCTGGCAAATGCTTAAAAATTACGGCGTTATCTCTACGTCTAATCGTCTCTCTCCTACGACCTATTCAGGAATAAGTGGTTCAGTAAGCTACGGGCAGGTTACTGTACGGGGGGCATGGATTGAAAATTCGATGGATAGAAACTCACCGGATAAAAAACAATTCCGGACCAATACTGGTAAAGATATCAGTTATCTGACAAGCGGTGAAATTCTCTGGAAAAGTGATGATATTGATGTGCAATACGCCTATGGTGAAAGTAAAAACTATCTGCAGCGGCATCAACTTTTTACTCAGTTTCGTCCCGATTCCCGGTTAAAGATTGGGGCCCAGATATATGGCACACACGCCCAGGATGCTTATCGCACAATGCCTGCGAGTAAACGTGATTTTGATAATAATGCCTGGCATTTTGCGATGGATACCACATGGAAAGCTGAACGCTGGAGCAGCAAATTGGGTATCGGCTATACGGATGCTAAAAAAACAAATGAAGTCGGATTTTATCCACGGCACATGAGTAAAAATTCCCGAGGTACATTTATCTCCATGGCCTATGCTGGCGACGATTACCTGCGTGACGGGGAACTGATGTTAGCGAACATCACCGAATATCGATTGACACCCGATTTCGCTGTTGGCCTGGCGGGAAATATAGGACAATTTAATTACAAGGGTAATCACGTACGCAGTGGGGAAATCAGCGCCTTCAGTCGTTGGGCACCTTCTCAATCGTATTTTAAAAATTTCACATTTTGGGCAATGTTTGGACCTGGATGGTCATATAAGACCAAAGGAAAAACGCCAGTCCTTACAGACGGCCATTATACGCGTACGAATACGCTGGCTTCGGAAGTCATAATGGAGTATCGGTTTAACGTTTTATAAACCGACGAGCATGCGACAGAACGATGCCACGCTTTTAGCCAAATAGTTTCAAAGGGAATTGTTTGGTGGCAGATGGCGTGGCGGACTGAGACAGATTTTTGCAAATAAACCTGATTTCCAGTACGTATCATGGAGCAGGTTTTTAATTTTTTGGGGGGCAGATGATCATCGCCAAAATACTCAATAATAATGTCGTTGTAATACTGGATGCGCGACAGCGGGAACGTGTGGTAATGGGCCGAGGGCTGGCCTTTCAGAAAAGAGTGGGCGACGTCCTTGATGAATCACGTATAGAAAAAGTGTTTGCATTACAGAGTGACGAACTGACCCACCGTCTTGGTGAACTTATCAGCCAGATCCCGTTGGAGGTACTTACCACATGCGATCGCTTTATTGAACTGGCGCGTAACCAGCTAGGAAAACTGCAGGATAGCCTTTATATCACGCTTACCGATCATTGCCACTACGCTATCGAGAGGCAAAAAAAGGGGCTTTCCATTAAAAATGCGTTGCTGTGGGAAACTCAGCGTCTTTATCCGCGAGAGTTTGCACTGGGTAATGAGGCACGTACGATGATTGCAAAGCGTCTCGGCGTCGAGTTACCTGAAGATGAAGCGGGATTTATTGCGCTACACCTGGTCACCGCACAGTTAAATAGTGAAATGCCGGAAGTCATGCATATTACTCAGGTTATGCAGGAGATTCTGAACCTGGTGAAATATCAGTTACGTCTTGAATATGATGTTACGGCACTCAGTTACCAGCGTTTTGTCACCCATTTAAAATTTTTTGCTCAACGGATGTTATCACGCAATGTCGTACCTGATGATGATGAAACCCTTCACCAGGCAGTAAAAGAAAACTAT encodes the following:
- a CDS encoding OprD family outer membrane porin — translated: MMFKYIAFALMTCGISSSSWASTDDFLNDDFFKNSQFTLSTKNYWKYLKEENANPKYVHNAWGQGFSADYQSGYFLDVIGFDFAYYSAVKLGASDYFNSRGVLYSHGAGNSKSNAEGYSKFGQRNIKLNYNFLDTQLNARWGWQMLKNYGVISTSNRLSPTTYSGISGSVSYGQVTVRGAWIENSMDRNSPDKKQFRTNTGKDISYLTSGEILWKSDDIDVQYAYGESKNYLQRHQLFTQFRPDSRLKIGAQIYGTHAQDAYRTMPASKRDFDNNAWHFAMDTTWKAERWSSKLGIGYTDAKKTNEVGFYPRHMSKNSRGTFISMAYAGDDYLRDGELMLANITEYRLTPDFAVGLAGNIGQFNYKGNHVRSGEISAFSRWAPSQSYFKNFTFWAMFGPGWSYKTKGKTPVLTDGHYTRTNTLASEVIMEYRFNVL
- the licT gene encoding BglG family transcription antiterminator LicT — translated: MIIAKILNNNVVVILDARQRERVVMGRGLAFQKRVGDVLDESRIEKVFALQSDELTHRLGELISQIPLEVLTTCDRFIELARNQLGKLQDSLYITLTDHCHYAIERQKKGLSIKNALLWETQRLYPREFALGNEARTMIAKRLGVELPEDEAGFIALHLVTAQLNSEMPEVMHITQVMQEILNLVKYQLRLEYDVTALSYQRFVTHLKFFAQRMLSRNVVPDDDETLHQAVKENYTLAWKCSEKIGLLLHKKYQRELTEEEIMFLTIHIERVRKDTFLNRMD